DNA sequence from the Pleurocapsa sp. PCC 7319 genome:
TTCTACGATTAATTTTTTACGAAAACCTTTGGCCGCCCATAAAGCACTTTTAATAAATCTTGTATTCATGGGAGGTAGGTAAATTACATCAGCAAAGCTAGCTTTGACCAACAGTTCAATGAGATATAGAAAATTGAATATTGATTTTTTGATGCCACGATAAAAATCTGGACAAATTAATGAAATATGATGTCCAGACTCCAGCAGCACTTTAAGTAGTGCCTGGGAACGGTAGTCACGAAAGACATTTCCGTAAATTAAGACTTTTATTTTCTTACTTTTAGTAGACATTATTAGTAGTAATGTGGAAGCTCACAACTGCCATTGACTAAGTGACAGACCAGTTAATCGAGCTAAATTGCGATTTTTCTCATAAAAGTATTCTTGGAGATAGTTAGATTCTGCTTCTGAAATATTAGGAATGATCTTATGGGAATCTACTGTGTGTGTATTGATAAATTTTCTTACTTTAGATGGTGCGATAAAACCAAATCCAGAGTAGTCTAATTCTTTAAATATTCTGTTAAATTGACGACCAGCATAGTTAACATTCTGGGTTTTATTTCTATGTTGTTGTAAATTGATTTGAATATCATCAGAGCCAACTCCTAAAAAGTTAAAACACTTTTGAACCAGCTGCCGAGGATCATTTTTCATATCCTCAAATAATACAAACAGAAAAGAATCTAGGGAGAAGTATTCTAGCCACAATGCTAACTGTCCATAGTAATTACTGACATCAACATAGAAAAAGTCTTTTTTGATGGCATCGGGAAAGCTGCGATCTTCTCTTCCGGTATTAAAGCTATGCCAGTAACTTGAGTAAGTTCTCTTAATTGGTTCTCTTAAGAGATAAATAAATTTGGCGTTAGGATTAAGAGCATGAATTCTTTGGGGAATATTATGAAAGCATTTTTTTGATTGGTATGAATTTTCTAAACTCAGGGGGGCAAAGGAATAACTTGTTGAGGCATCAATACAGATTGCATCTTGATAGTTAGGAAATTGAGCTTGATACCAAGCTGAACTTCGATGACTATTACCTGTAAAATAATGTGGTTCTTTGGTTTTAGCCAGGCAAATGTCAGGATGCTGTGAAAGTAAAGAGGCTAGGGTGGTAGTGCCTGCTTTTTGAGCACCAATGAGGAAGACTTGAGGGGAGAACGACATTTTTAAAATACTTTATGTATTCAGTCATTTTTCTGACTGCATAGTTGAGCAAAACTTAAAGTGAAATCTAGCTATGATTTGACTAATTCTTTATAAATTCTATTTACGGCTCGATTATAGATAGAATTTACTCTGTAATAAAGTTTATGGGAACCAGACTGATTGGCTTTTTGAAATTCGGCAAATTCTTGAGTAAACGTAGCGCCTTGTTCTTCAATCAGTTGCTCAAAAATAGTTACTGCATATTGATAGAGCTGAGAATCAAATTGATTAAGCTCTTCTATTAGTTTTATGGTGTCTTGGTCGATATTATTGGGTTTTTTAGAAATATTACTTCGATCGTATAGCGGGATTTTCCAGCCTAGTTGCTTTTGCAACAGCATCAAGCTTTCATCAAATCTCTCCGAAATACCCACAAATTTGAAATGCTTTTGAATATTTTCTTGAGCAATTTTAAGACTTTCCTCAGTACAGAAAAATTTTTGACTGCGATCGCCATCGGATAATTGACTTTCCAGAACTATTCCCGATAAGTTTTTAGTCATACCATTTTGAACACCACCGTAGGACTGGACAAATTCTCGCAGTGATAAATTTGAGAATCTAAAATTTTTAGTTTTTTGATAATAGTAATACATTGAAATTGCCCGATTAACGGGCTCACGTAAAAACGTGATATATGTATAAGGCTGCTGTAAGTAATTATGCAAGCCAAAGCCTAAATGGGTATTAATAATCTTGATTTTCTTTCTTTGAGATTCAGATAAATTTTGTAGTTTATTAATCCGTTGAATATGAGGTCCTGAAGAGCCGTACAGTTCACAGATAGCACTGGGTGGAAACTGATATTGAATGATATATCTGAATGTAGTCCCTGCTGTTTTGGGAATATGTTGAAATATAATTACTGGTTCTTCCATGAGATTTTGGTATATAAATTTATAATTAAGCAATACTGATGTGTTTTTAAGTCAGCAAAGAATCGTATATTCCTTCTAACTTGGCTGTCTGCTTGCCAATATCAAATCGTTCTTTAATCAACTTTCGACCTTGTTTTCCCATTTGTTGACCCAAACTGCGATCGCTCAATAAAATATCTAACTTTTCAGCTAAGGCTTGATCGTCTTTTTCTGATACTAAAAAACCTGTTTGACCGTCAATCACGGCTTCGGGAATCCCACTATGATAAGTAGAAACCACAGGGACTCCGCAAGCAGAGGCTTCGAGTATTACAATCGGTAATCCCTCACATTCTCCCGTTTTAGCTACTTGACTGGGAAGAGCAAAAATTTCTGCTTTT
Encoded proteins:
- a CDS encoding sulfotransferase domain-containing protein; amino-acid sequence: MSFSPQVFLIGAQKAGTTTLASLLSQHPDICLAKTKEPHYFTGNSHRSSAWYQAQFPNYQDAICIDASTSYSFAPLSLENSYQSKKCFHNIPQRIHALNPNAKFIYLLREPIKRTYSSYWHSFNTGREDRSFPDAIKKDFFYVDVSNYYGQLALWLEYFSLDSFLFVLFEDMKNDPRQLVQKCFNFLGVGSDDIQINLQQHRNKTQNVNYAGRQFNRIFKELDYSGFGFIAPSKVRKFINTHTVDSHKIIPNISEAESNYLQEYFYEKNRNLARLTGLSLSQWQL
- a CDS encoding sulfotransferase family 2 domain-containing protein, with translation MEEPVIIFQHIPKTAGTTFRYIIQYQFPPSAICELYGSSGPHIQRINKLQNLSESQRKKIKIINTHLGFGLHNYLQQPYTYITFLREPVNRAISMYYYYQKTKNFRFSNLSLREFVQSYGGVQNGMTKNLSGIVLESQLSDGDRSQKFFCTEESLKIAQENIQKHFKFVGISERFDESLMLLQKQLGWKIPLYDRSNISKKPNNIDQDTIKLIEELNQFDSQLYQYAVTIFEQLIEEQGATFTQEFAEFQKANQSGSHKLYYRVNSIYNRAVNRIYKELVKS